The Triticum aestivum cultivar Chinese Spring chromosome 7B, IWGSC CS RefSeq v2.1, whole genome shotgun sequence genome window below encodes:
- the LOC123161214 gene encoding CASP-like protein 1C1 encodes MAKLHRLISVVLRLVAAVTAAAAAIIMVTSRETTSLFGLEIEAKFSHIPSFIFFVVAYAVACVYSLLVILVPPGGAASRLVVMTDVVMGMVLTGAVAATGAIAEVGRNGNEHAGWLAICEQVHGYCNQVMGALIAGFVALVVYFLIIMHSLHAVTDTMCPCH; translated from the exons ATGGCCAAGCTGCACCGGCTCATCTCGGTCGTGCTCAGGCTCGTCGCGGCCGTCACCGCGGCCGCAGCGGCGATAATCATGGTGACCAGCCGCGAGACCACCAGCTTGTTCGGCCTGGAAATCGAGGCCAAATTCTCCCACATTCCCTCATTTAT CTTCTTCGTGGTGGCCTACGCCGTGGCATGCGTCTACAGCCTGCTCGTCATCCTCGTGCCGCCCGGGGGCGCCGCCTCGAGATTGGTCGTCATGACCGATGTGGTAATGGGGATGGTGCTCACCGGCGCCGTGGCGGCCACGGGCGCGATAGCGGAGGTCGGGAGGAACGGCAACGAGCACGCCGGGTGGCTGGCGATCTGCGAGCAGGTGCACGGCTACTGCAACCAGGTCATGGGGGCCCTCATCGCCGGCTTCGTCGCGCTCGTCGTCTACTTCCTCATCATCATGCACTCCCTCCACGCGGTCACCGATACCATGTGCCCGTGCCATTAG